From a region of the Rathayibacter sp. VKM Ac-2804 genome:
- a CDS encoding DUF6119 family protein has product MIEETTLESAIREKYRASDSNYTVESTKVDTLDALLVSGSISNESAWVKDLALLAGKKIRLTNTSPGAVLAIKDDQDQVWAISWGIGFHFLEFERIDFRFGARVVARSAAPSELKSITRTILDHRSRVDRSTQPSGGTMRDLGVDEYGEVVNRIEARAIISNLSVGEKVIQLRAADSLNLPLAKSPEKLVKDLKALNDLLELPVLPGLEGIEQLVALKPKDPVVVALDNQLYEAISNADGDRMSISWPHERLDQWAPFASCKVSGFGDHKSKFFEYAPDLDEILSWFKDTPVETIASRLSLIQIELFSENKPSPATVASNAVPLRRWLTFEVQVDERRYCLHDGSWYRMDDQYLDRIDKRVREILTTTPSLSLPAWPAGENEADYNIRAAKLLGGYSLDRKLISTPLHSRGGIEPCDIYVNPGQLIHVKRGRDSASMSHLLAQALVSTESLARDENGRRAWMDRVAAVSDGRFADAGISEVILGIGRPKPLDVDSLFTFTKVNLVKQFDALKFLDVAVRLVTIPEA; this is encoded by the coding sequence ATGATCGAGGAGACAACACTTGAGTCGGCCATCCGCGAGAAGTACAGGGCTAGCGACTCGAACTATACGGTCGAGAGTACAAAAGTCGACACACTGGACGCTCTCTTGGTTTCAGGTTCCATCTCGAACGAGAGCGCCTGGGTGAAGGACCTCGCGCTCCTCGCGGGGAAAAAAATTCGCTTGACGAACACTTCCCCCGGAGCCGTGCTCGCAATTAAGGACGACCAAGATCAAGTCTGGGCAATTTCTTGGGGCATAGGCTTCCACTTTTTAGAATTTGAGCGAATCGACTTCCGCTTTGGCGCGCGAGTGGTTGCACGTTCGGCCGCGCCGTCCGAACTGAAGTCGATTACGCGAACTATTCTCGACCACCGTTCGAGAGTGGACCGGAGCACACAGCCGTCCGGAGGGACGATGCGAGACCTCGGTGTCGATGAGTACGGTGAAGTAGTGAACCGCATCGAGGCGCGCGCCATAATTTCGAACCTGTCAGTTGGTGAGAAGGTGATTCAGCTCCGCGCTGCAGATTCACTAAATCTCCCACTTGCCAAGAGTCCCGAGAAGCTTGTCAAAGATCTTAAGGCGCTCAACGATCTGCTTGAGCTGCCTGTCCTCCCCGGTCTCGAGGGAATCGAACAGTTAGTGGCCTTGAAGCCGAAGGATCCCGTTGTCGTCGCGCTCGACAACCAACTGTACGAAGCGATTTCGAATGCCGATGGCGACAGAATGAGCATAAGCTGGCCACACGAGCGCTTGGACCAATGGGCGCCTTTCGCGAGCTGTAAAGTTAGCGGCTTTGGCGACCACAAGTCAAAATTTTTCGAGTACGCTCCCGACCTAGATGAGATCTTGTCTTGGTTCAAAGACACTCCGGTGGAGACGATCGCGTCTCGCCTGAGCCTTATTCAGATCGAACTCTTCAGCGAAAACAAGCCATCACCCGCCACCGTCGCCTCCAACGCCGTCCCGCTTCGTCGATGGTTGACCTTCGAGGTTCAGGTCGACGAGCGCAGGTACTGCCTGCACGACGGCAGCTGGTATCGAATGGACGACCAGTACCTTGATCGCATTGACAAACGAGTACGCGAGATCCTCACCACCACCCCCTCCCTTTCGCTGCCCGCATGGCCTGCGGGCGAGAATGAAGCGGACTACAACATCCGTGCTGCGAAGCTACTCGGCGGCTACTCGCTTGATAGGAAATTGATCTCAACACCCTTACATTCTCGCGGCGGAATTGAGCCCTGCGATATTTACGTGAATCCGGGCCAGCTAATTCACGTGAAACGAGGTCGGGATTCGGCATCCATGAGTCACCTACTAGCACAGGCACTTGTCTCAACAGAGTCCTTAGCAAGGGATGAAAATGGGCGCCGAGCGTGGATGGATCGCGTTGCTGCCGTATCAGACGGGCGGTTCGCGGACGCTGGGATAAGTGAAGTTATTCTAGGCATTGGTCGACCTAAGCCGCTCGACGTTGACAGCTTGTTTACTTTCACCAAAGTAAATCTAGTTAAGCAATTTGATGCGCTCAAGTTTCTCGATGTCGCCGTTCGCCTCGTGACGATCCCTGAGGCCTAA
- a CDS encoding tubulin-like doman-containing protein → MLRPFLLIGVGGSGGKTLRGIKYQLELKLQQLGWEGGIPAAWRFLHFDTPTVQDGMEYQAPFLPRQDYRGLVSTAATFDIVHGSITSAHATNNAMRHDIERQLPDPRLVKVDVTKGAGQYRAVGRAVALAATKEIAQAARLAIGKMNDAESLAELQTLGQRLRARDDGGDGSPIVIVISSVAGGSGAGQFLDIIEIIKSTAKQYPWSNQFFSMLYAPDVFDQLSVTAGMPGNALAAISETMNGFWTDTPSAATLELLRTKGVAPSYGAAMDRVGAAYPFIVGRSNSKVTFEDQNAVYDAVATSLTAWMIDERVQDDMIAYSSGNWQARSAANVLPDNSGLMSPAHHSPPFSSIGFGRVTLGRERFLEYSAERFARSAIDRMLFAHAEEDPQFERMTEREYIEKSADSEYQRFLRELRLNEETAEHNDVTDALRDQSTLDLIKAELQRGADDELARPESLDRQGGTDITTWTDRLVNEFTRHSPRLLQRDREARQRRLDEWTRTMPGHILETVSRYVAQDGLPVVTAMLRRLERGLKGTVDALGVEARQHEEWVGTLSSLVSDELRTSANQQSIRPDQEAVQFAIQRLGQALEWSSEAALRDSAWALLAELRETFLGPLADYLDGSRTALLQRVHSRKTSDDRENAYEFWPRRVDETVPRKYSPAPNERMLVEPEKYPAEFQKLVRASVDGDAKYQDAVLRVLADQLVGVSPDSESDTGAWSLVGNPRTWKPTVTADPAVANPAQRASFELATDPEVYVGRARAWMKRDGTPFAAYIGEDLLGFFDSEVLPPDVFAARRDRYREQLQAALGASEPLVKLNPALLRAVHGKAINEDTSLVFSSIPFRAGTEMYEVTKGVLGQMGVWDDATSESWFQDQKVDGIEVFAMSGFPYEPIVMDSVMEPIARGWLAQSNTQDSREAFWKFKRARLLGESIPADPRAIESMIRGWYVAKALGRLAVDASQGEKGPKLSVWDPSTRALADFPHPLLSERNARPADFPGVVLQSLAIAMALCNVDGTLAPLAAYRVLISLGGSRGEETELAEWLQTGALPTGAPVPESSRAGSADGDLASRRSAVQAYLTAELARFDSDIVQQDDMVSVYDYPVTWEMREQFREALLGLVSSVVSTGPRDSGV, encoded by the coding sequence ATGCTCAGACCCTTCCTCCTGATCGGAGTCGGCGGCTCCGGCGGCAAGACCCTCCGCGGCATCAAGTACCAGCTCGAGCTCAAGCTCCAGCAGCTCGGCTGGGAGGGCGGCATCCCCGCCGCCTGGCGCTTCCTGCACTTCGACACCCCCACCGTCCAGGACGGCATGGAGTACCAGGCGCCGTTCCTGCCCCGGCAGGACTACCGCGGCCTGGTCAGCACCGCGGCGACCTTCGACATCGTGCACGGCTCGATCACGAGCGCCCACGCGACCAACAACGCGATGCGCCACGACATCGAGCGCCAGCTGCCCGACCCGCGCCTGGTCAAGGTCGACGTGACCAAGGGCGCCGGCCAGTACCGCGCCGTCGGCCGCGCCGTCGCGCTCGCCGCCACCAAGGAGATCGCCCAGGCCGCGCGCCTCGCGATCGGGAAGATGAACGACGCCGAGTCGCTCGCCGAGCTGCAGACCCTCGGCCAGCGCCTGCGCGCCCGCGACGACGGCGGAGACGGCAGCCCGATCGTCATCGTCATCTCGTCGGTCGCCGGCGGCTCGGGAGCCGGCCAGTTCCTCGACATCATCGAGATCATCAAGTCGACCGCGAAGCAGTACCCGTGGTCGAACCAGTTCTTCAGCATGCTCTACGCGCCCGACGTCTTCGATCAGCTCTCGGTCACCGCGGGCATGCCCGGCAACGCGCTCGCCGCGATCTCCGAGACGATGAACGGCTTCTGGACCGACACCCCCTCCGCCGCGACCCTCGAGCTGCTGCGCACCAAGGGCGTCGCCCCCTCCTACGGCGCCGCGATGGACCGCGTCGGCGCCGCGTACCCGTTCATCGTCGGCCGCAGCAACAGCAAGGTCACCTTCGAGGACCAGAACGCCGTCTACGACGCCGTCGCCACCAGCCTCACCGCGTGGATGATCGACGAGCGCGTGCAGGACGACATGATCGCCTACTCGTCCGGCAACTGGCAGGCCCGCTCGGCCGCCAACGTGCTGCCCGACAACTCCGGGCTGATGAGCCCGGCGCACCACTCGCCGCCGTTCTCCTCCATCGGCTTCGGCCGCGTCACCCTCGGCCGCGAGCGCTTCCTCGAGTATTCGGCCGAGCGCTTCGCCCGCTCCGCGATCGACCGGATGCTCTTCGCGCACGCCGAGGAGGACCCGCAGTTCGAGCGGATGACCGAGCGCGAGTACATCGAGAAGTCGGCGGACAGCGAGTACCAGCGCTTCCTCCGCGAGCTGCGCCTGAACGAGGAGACCGCCGAGCACAACGACGTCACCGACGCGCTGCGCGACCAGAGCACCCTCGACCTGATCAAGGCCGAGCTGCAGCGCGGCGCCGACGACGAGCTGGCCCGCCCCGAGTCGCTCGACCGCCAGGGCGGCACCGACATCACCACCTGGACCGACCGGCTCGTCAACGAGTTCACCCGGCACAGCCCGCGCCTGCTGCAGCGCGACCGCGAGGCGCGCCAGCGCCGCCTCGACGAGTGGACGCGCACGATGCCCGGTCACATCCTCGAGACGGTCTCGCGCTACGTCGCCCAGGACGGCCTGCCCGTCGTCACCGCGATGCTCCGCCGCCTCGAGCGCGGCCTCAAGGGCACCGTCGACGCCCTGGGCGTCGAGGCCCGCCAGCACGAGGAGTGGGTGGGCACCCTCAGCTCGCTCGTCTCGGACGAGCTGCGCACCTCGGCCAACCAGCAGTCGATCCGCCCCGACCAGGAGGCGGTGCAGTTCGCCATCCAGCGCCTCGGCCAGGCGCTCGAGTGGTCCTCCGAGGCGGCCCTGCGCGACTCCGCCTGGGCGCTGCTCGCCGAGCTGCGCGAGACTTTCCTCGGCCCGCTCGCCGACTACCTCGACGGCTCCCGCACCGCGCTGCTCCAGCGCGTGCACTCGCGGAAGACCAGCGACGACCGCGAGAACGCCTACGAGTTCTGGCCCCGCCGCGTCGACGAGACCGTCCCGCGCAAGTACTCGCCCGCGCCCAACGAGCGGATGCTCGTCGAGCCGGAGAAGTACCCGGCCGAGTTCCAGAAGCTGGTGCGCGCCTCCGTCGACGGCGACGCCAAGTACCAGGACGCCGTGCTGCGCGTGCTCGCCGACCAGCTCGTCGGCGTCAGCCCGGACAGCGAGTCGGACACGGGCGCCTGGTCGCTCGTCGGCAACCCGCGCACCTGGAAGCCGACCGTCACCGCGGACCCGGCCGTCGCCAACCCGGCCCAGCGCGCCTCCTTCGAGCTCGCGACCGACCCCGAGGTCTACGTCGGCCGCGCCCGCGCCTGGATGAAGCGCGACGGCACGCCGTTCGCCGCCTACATCGGCGAGGACCTGCTCGGCTTCTTCGACTCCGAGGTGCTGCCGCCCGACGTCTTCGCCGCCCGCCGCGACCGCTACCGCGAGCAGCTCCAGGCCGCCCTCGGCGCCAGCGAGCCGCTGGTCAAGCTCAACCCGGCGCTGCTGCGCGCCGTGCACGGCAAGGCGATCAACGAGGACACCTCGCTGGTCTTCAGCTCGATCCCGTTCCGCGCCGGCACCGAGATGTACGAGGTGACCAAGGGCGTGCTCGGCCAGATGGGCGTCTGGGACGACGCGACCAGCGAGTCGTGGTTCCAGGACCAGAAGGTCGACGGCATCGAGGTCTTCGCGATGTCCGGCTTCCCCTACGAGCCCATCGTGATGGACTCCGTGATGGAGCCGATCGCCCGCGGCTGGCTCGCGCAGTCGAACACCCAGGACAGCCGCGAGGCGTTCTGGAAGTTCAAGCGCGCCCGCCTGCTCGGCGAGAGCATCCCCGCGGACCCGCGCGCGATCGAGTCGATGATCCGCGGCTGGTACGTCGCCAAGGCCCTCGGCCGCCTCGCCGTCGACGCCTCGCAGGGCGAGAAGGGCCCCAAGCTCTCCGTCTGGGACCCGTCGACCCGCGCGCTCGCCGACTTCCCGCACCCGCTGCTCAGCGAGCGCAACGCCCGCCCCGCCGACTTCCCCGGCGTCGTGCTGCAGTCGCTCGCCATCGCGATGGCGCTCTGCAACGTCGACGGGACGCTGGCGCCGCTCGCCGCCTACCGCGTGCTGATCTCGCTCGGCGGCAGCCGCGGCGAGGAGACCGAGCTGGCCGAGTGGCTGCAGACCGGCGCGCTGCCGACCGGCGCTCCGGTGCCGGAGTCGTCCCGCGCCGGCAGTGCGGACGGCGACCTCGCGTCGCGCCGCTCCGCCGTGCAGGCCTATCTGACCGCCGAGCTGGCCCGCTTCGACAGCGACATCGTGCAGCAGGACGACATGGTCTCGGTCTACGACTACCCGGTCACCTGGGAGATGCGCGAGCAGTTCCGCGAGGCGCTGCTCGGCCTGGTGTCGTCGGTCGTCTCGACCGGTCCGCGCGACTCCGGAGTCTGA
- a CDS encoding peptidoglycan-binding domain-containing protein: MERRQRLLLWAAIAAAVLSTAGLVLSLSIRSPAQQAADQAAPPPTTLTEPVARRVLTGTVTVRGTVAAASTIRVLPAVSTAGGAAIVTALPKAVGAAVQAGDVLAQVSGRPVLALPGATPAYRDLKPGAEGADVEQLQNALVALGHLAADDVDGHFGGATKDAVAALYSARGFDALTTADVNEGEAAELSGAQQAVVTAQQQRASAALEFAQAVDDVAQAQARLAVEFATRAEGDAEDALAALRARTGVEMPLAETVFIPSFPVTVGSLDLAVGAPLAGATGALITLDVGDPVVSAVVPAGREQSLATGQRVVVVDDVDHREAEGTVTALGAYSGGGAAEGAAEGTESAPGFPLTVTPSPALPADWRGRNVRVTVTVGETPAPVLVVPVVAVQSADDGTTFVTVLQSEGGQRVAVPVSTGLIAEGEVEVTPAEGAVLDEGDRVVVG, translated from the coding sequence GTGGAGCGGCGGCAGCGGCTGCTGCTCTGGGCGGCGATCGCGGCGGCGGTCCTCTCGACCGCCGGGCTGGTGCTCTCGCTCTCGATCCGCTCGCCCGCGCAGCAGGCGGCCGACCAGGCCGCACCTCCGCCGACGACGCTCACGGAGCCGGTGGCGCGCCGCGTCCTCACCGGGACGGTCACCGTGCGGGGAACCGTCGCCGCGGCGAGCACGATCAGGGTGCTGCCGGCGGTCTCCACCGCGGGCGGAGCGGCGATCGTCACGGCGCTGCCCAAGGCGGTCGGTGCCGCCGTCCAGGCGGGGGACGTCCTCGCGCAGGTCTCGGGTCGACCGGTCCTCGCGCTGCCGGGGGCGACCCCCGCCTACCGCGACCTGAAGCCCGGGGCGGAGGGAGCCGACGTCGAGCAGCTGCAGAACGCGCTGGTCGCGCTCGGCCATCTGGCGGCCGACGACGTCGACGGGCACTTCGGCGGCGCGACGAAGGACGCGGTCGCCGCCCTCTACTCCGCTCGCGGCTTCGACGCGCTGACGACCGCCGACGTGAACGAGGGCGAGGCGGCCGAGCTGAGCGGCGCCCAGCAGGCCGTCGTCACCGCCCAGCAGCAGCGCGCCAGCGCCGCGCTCGAGTTCGCTCAGGCCGTCGACGACGTCGCGCAGGCCCAGGCGCGGCTCGCGGTCGAGTTCGCCACCCGCGCCGAGGGCGACGCCGAGGACGCCCTCGCGGCGCTTCGAGCACGCACGGGGGTCGAGATGCCGCTCGCGGAGACCGTCTTCATCCCCTCCTTCCCCGTCACCGTGGGCAGCCTCGACCTCGCGGTCGGAGCGCCGCTGGCGGGCGCGACCGGAGCGCTGATCACCCTCGACGTCGGCGATCCCGTCGTCTCCGCGGTCGTGCCGGCCGGCCGCGAGCAGTCCCTCGCCACCGGGCAGAGGGTCGTGGTCGTCGACGACGTCGACCACCGGGAGGCCGAGGGGACCGTCACCGCGCTCGGCGCCTACAGCGGGGGAGGCGCCGCCGAGGGCGCGGCGGAGGGCACGGAGTCCGCGCCCGGCTTCCCTCTCACGGTCACGCCGTCGCCGGCACTGCCCGCCGACTGGCGCGGCCGGAACGTCCGGGTGACGGTCACCGTCGGCGAGACTCCGGCGCCCGTCCTCGTCGTGCCGGTCGTCGCTGTGCAGTCGGCCGACGACGGCACGACCTTCGTCACCGTGCTGCAATCGGAGGGCGGGCAGCGCGTGGCCGTCCCGGTGTCGACGGGGCTGATCGCCGAGGGCGAGGTCGAGGTCACTCCTGCCGAGGGCGCCGTGCTCGATGAGGGCGACCGTGTCGTCGTCGGCTGA
- a CDS encoding ABC transporter ATP-binding protein has protein sequence MISLVDVRRSFPGPPETTVLTGIDLTVARGDYLALVGPSGSGKTTLLHLLGLLDTPSGGEYRFDGIEVVGLTEVQRTSLRGLRIGFVFQDFHLLSHRTATENVALGLLYARIRTAERTARAREALERVGLGHRLDALPRTLSGGERQRVAIARALVIRPSLLLCDEPTGNLDSGSAERVLDLFDELHADGVSVVVVTHDSATAARAGRTVRMRDGRLR, from the coding sequence GTGATCTCACTCGTCGACGTCCGCCGTAGCTTCCCCGGCCCGCCCGAGACGACCGTGCTCACCGGGATCGACCTCACCGTCGCGCGCGGCGACTACCTGGCGCTCGTCGGGCCGTCCGGCTCGGGCAAGACGACCCTCCTCCACCTCCTCGGCCTCCTCGACACCCCGAGCGGAGGCGAGTACCGCTTCGACGGCATCGAGGTGGTCGGGCTGACCGAGGTACAGCGCACCTCCCTGCGCGGGCTGCGCATCGGCTTCGTCTTCCAGGACTTCCACCTGCTCAGCCATCGCACCGCGACCGAGAACGTGGCGCTCGGTCTCCTCTACGCCCGGATCCGCACGGCGGAGCGCACGGCGCGAGCTCGGGAGGCGCTGGAGCGCGTCGGGCTCGGCCATCGCCTCGACGCGCTGCCGCGGACCCTGTCCGGCGGCGAGCGGCAGCGGGTGGCGATCGCCCGCGCGCTCGTGATCCGGCCGAGCCTGCTGCTCTGCGACGAGCCGACCGGCAACCTCGACTCGGGCTCCGCGGAGCGCGTGCTCGACCTCTTCGACGAGCTGCACGCCGACGGGGTCTCGGTCGTCGTCGTCACCCACGACTCCGCGACCGCCGCCCGTGCCGGCCGGACGGTCCGGATGCGCGACGGGCGCCTGCGCTGA
- a CDS encoding HNH endonuclease family protein, protein MLALATLAALPVDDGRADVPYDRDLFGESWKDVDRNGCDTRNDVLGRDLLDPVFKPGTRDCKVLSGTLVDPYDGTAVSFVSGTDTSRLVQIDHVVALGWAWHHGAWAWTDEQRVLFANDPANLVAASDDTNQSKSDAGPGEWLPPAPELRCGYVEQFVGVLGVYGLAIGAEDREAAEAVLVGC, encoded by the coding sequence GTGCTCGCGCTGGCGACCCTCGCCGCGCTCCCCGTCGACGACGGCCGCGCCGACGTCCCCTACGACCGCGACCTGTTCGGCGAGTCCTGGAAAGACGTCGACCGCAACGGCTGCGACACCCGCAACGACGTCCTGGGCCGAGACCTGCTCGACCCGGTCTTCAAGCCCGGCACCCGCGACTGCAAGGTCCTCTCCGGCACGCTCGTCGACCCCTACGACGGCACCGCGGTGTCCTTCGTCTCCGGGACCGACACCTCTCGGCTGGTGCAGATCGACCACGTCGTCGCCCTCGGCTGGGCCTGGCACCACGGCGCGTGGGCGTGGACGGACGAGCAGCGCGTGCTGTTCGCGAACGACCCGGCGAACCTCGTCGCCGCCTCGGACGACACGAACCAGTCCAAGAGTGACGCCGGCCCGGGGGAGTGGCTGCCGCCGGCCCCGGAGCTGCGCTGCGGGTACGTGGAGCAGTTCGTGGGGGTGCTGGGGGTGTACGGGCTGGCGATCGGGGCGGAGGACCGGGAGGCGGCGGAGGCGGTGCTGGTCGGGTGCTGA
- a CDS encoding HNH endonuclease family protein yields MSRPSSFLLGRDLLDPVFRPGTRDCEVLPGTLINPYDGAAVSFASGNDMSRQVQIDHVVALGWARHHGAWARSDEQRLTFANDPANFVAASDDINQSKGDAGPGEWLPPAAELRCGYVEQFVGVLGEYGLVVGAEGRAAAAAVLVGC; encoded by the coding sequence CTGTCAAGGCCGTCTAGTTTCCTCCTCGGCCGCGACCTGCTCGACCCGGTCTTCAGACCGGGCACCCGCGACTGCGAGGTGCTCCCCGGCACGCTGATCAACCCGTACGACGGCGCTGCGGTGTCGTTCGCCTCCGGGAATGACATGTCCCGACAGGTGCAGATCGACCACGTCGTCGCTCTCGGCTGGGCGCGGCACCACGGCGCGTGGGCGCGGTCGGACGAGCAGCGGCTGACGTTCGCAAACGACCCGGCGAACTTCGTCGCCGCCTCGGACGACATCAACCAGTCCAAGGGCGACGCGGGCCCGGGAGAGTGGCTGCCGCCGGCGGCAGAGCTGCGCTGCGGGTACGTGGAGCAGTTCGTAGGGGTTCTGGGCGAGTACGGGTTGGTGGTCGGGGCGGAGGGCCGAGCGGCGGCGGCGGCGGTGCTGGTCGGGTGCTGA
- a CDS encoding LacI family DNA-binding transcriptional regulator gives MARTPDTRVTLDVVAAHAGVSKATASKVLNGRPGASAATRARVEQSLRELGYSPSTRAPRVGGGVTVVFDTLLSVYSLRVLEGVVGGAQSERVDVTTGVLAPSGSADETLRFDAAFVRSVAAKGHLGILAVTTAIDAEIVAAAAEAALPLVAVDAPNPLDPSVVSVGSNHWVGGQQSTEHLVSLGHRRVAFVGGDARNPGLRARYGGYREALAAAGLPEDPALVSEQGMGSAEHVVPALLALDDPPTAVVATNDIDGLQTIRAAMAAGLRVPEDLSVMGYDDTFAALPTAVLLSTVHTPMHDLGRLGLETLVRMHDGIPPLSHRIELATSLVVRESTAPPRG, from the coding sequence GTGGCCCGCACGCCGGACACGCGCGTCACGCTGGACGTCGTCGCGGCGCACGCCGGTGTGTCGAAGGCGACCGCGTCGAAGGTGCTGAACGGCCGGCCGGGCGCCTCCGCCGCCACGCGCGCGCGGGTCGAGCAGTCCCTCCGCGAGCTCGGCTACAGCCCGAGCACCAGGGCGCCCCGGGTCGGCGGCGGCGTCACCGTCGTCTTCGACACCCTGCTCAGCGTCTACTCCCTGCGCGTGCTCGAGGGCGTCGTCGGAGGCGCGCAGAGCGAGCGCGTCGACGTCACCACGGGCGTCCTCGCGCCGAGCGGTTCCGCCGACGAGACGCTGCGCTTCGACGCCGCGTTCGTCCGCTCCGTCGCGGCGAAGGGGCACCTCGGGATCCTCGCCGTCACCACCGCGATCGACGCGGAGATCGTCGCGGCCGCCGCCGAGGCTGCGCTGCCGCTCGTCGCGGTCGATGCGCCGAACCCGCTCGACCCGTCCGTGGTCAGCGTCGGCTCGAACCACTGGGTGGGCGGGCAGCAGTCCACCGAGCACCTCGTCTCGCTCGGCCACCGGAGGGTCGCCTTCGTCGGCGGCGACGCCCGCAACCCGGGGCTGCGCGCCCGCTACGGCGGCTACCGAGAGGCGCTCGCCGCGGCCGGCCTGCCGGAGGACCCGGCCCTCGTCTCCGAGCAGGGGATGGGATCGGCTGAGCACGTCGTCCCTGCGCTCCTGGCTCTGGACGATCCGCCGACCGCCGTCGTCGCGACCAACGACATCGACGGCCTGCAGACGATCCGCGCCGCGATGGCAGCCGGCCTGCGCGTCCCCGAGGACCTGAGCGTGATGGGCTACGACGACACCTTCGCCGCGCTGCCGACCGCCGTGCTGCTCTCGACGGTGCACACCCCCATGCACGACCTCGGCCGCCTCGGCCTCGAGACCCTGGTCCGGATGCACGACGGCATCCCGCCCCTCTCGCACCGCATCGAGCTGGCCACCAGCCTCGTCGTCCGCGAGTCGACCGCCCCGCCGCGAGGGTGA
- a CDS encoding ABC transporter permease: MAPSLPTSGLRAADLLREALAGLVQRPTRTVLTLLGPLLGVGAFVVVLGLTATASGQISQEFSLLQATQVTVTDAGGSDASDTVDSFPPDAESRADRLDGVVASGVSWTLPSGSTPVSARPDGLGSAVPMTVAAATPGWFGAAEVSFRSGRAIQQWEEERGVPVAVVGAGAARQLGLPPVAGEASVFLGGVGYTVVGILGEAGRDPLAASTIYLPAAVARQVYGPPSTSAPAVLLVETEVGAAGVVAQQLPIALRPDAPATMKTSAPPDRFALAESVTASLAELFLALAAVILLIGAVGIANTTLVAVLERTPEIGLRRAIGARPRHVFLQILLETGITGTLGGLLGTTAGIAVVVANAALQQWTAILDPLVTASAPLLGTLVGVLAGLSPAIRAARIEPIEALRR; encoded by the coding sequence ATGGCGCCGTCGCTCCCGACCAGCGGTCTGCGAGCCGCCGACCTCCTGCGCGAGGCGCTGGCCGGGCTGGTCCAGCGCCCGACCCGCACGGTGCTCACCCTGCTCGGCCCGCTGCTCGGCGTCGGCGCGTTCGTCGTCGTCCTCGGGCTCACGGCGACGGCGTCCGGGCAGATCTCCCAGGAGTTCTCGCTGCTGCAGGCGACGCAGGTGACCGTCACCGACGCGGGCGGGAGCGACGCCTCCGACACCGTCGACAGCTTCCCGCCCGACGCGGAGAGCAGGGCGGACCGGCTGGACGGGGTCGTCGCCTCCGGAGTGAGCTGGACGCTGCCGAGCGGGTCCACCCCCGTCTCCGCTCGTCCGGACGGGCTCGGCTCAGCCGTCCCGATGACCGTCGCGGCGGCCACTCCGGGCTGGTTCGGAGCCGCCGAGGTGTCGTTCCGCTCCGGCCGCGCGATTCAGCAGTGGGAGGAGGAGCGGGGAGTCCCGGTCGCCGTGGTCGGGGCGGGAGCGGCGCGGCAGCTGGGCCTGCCGCCGGTGGCGGGCGAGGCGAGCGTCTTCCTCGGCGGGGTCGGCTACACGGTGGTCGGGATCCTCGGCGAGGCCGGGCGCGACCCGCTCGCCGCCTCGACGATCTACCTGCCGGCCGCGGTCGCCCGGCAGGTCTACGGGCCGCCGAGCACGAGTGCGCCGGCCGTGCTGCTCGTGGAGACGGAGGTCGGCGCCGCCGGTGTCGTCGCGCAGCAGCTCCCGATCGCGCTGCGGCCGGATGCTCCCGCGACGATGAAGACCTCCGCGCCGCCGGATCGCTTCGCGCTGGCGGAGAGCGTCACCGCCTCGCTCGCGGAGCTCTTCCTGGCGCTCGCCGCGGTGATCCTCCTGATCGGGGCGGTCGGCATCGCGAACACGACGCTGGTGGCGGTGCTCGAGCGGACCCCCGAGATCGGACTGCGGCGCGCGATCGGCGCTCGGCCGCGCCACGTCTTCCTGCAGATCCTGCTCGAGACCGGGATCACCGGGACCCTCGGCGGTCTGCTCGGCACGACCGCCGGCATCGCGGTCGTCGTCGCGAACGCGGCCCTGCAGCAGTGGACCGCGATCCTCGATCCGCTGGTCACGGCGAGTGCACCGCTGCTCGGCACCCTCGTCGGGGTGCTTGCCGGGCTCTCACCGGCGATCCGGGCCGCGCGGATCGAGCCGATCGAGGCGCTGCGGCGGTGA